A stretch of Sulfitobacter sp. THAF37 DNA encodes these proteins:
- the petB gene encoding cytochrome b encodes MSGIPHDHYEPKSGGEKWLARRLPVVGLLYDTLMIPTPKNLNWMWIWGIVLTFCLALQIITGIVLVMHYTPHVDLAFSSVEHIMRNVNGGYMLRYLHANGASLFFVAVYAHIFRGLYYGSYKAPREITWIIGMLIYLLMMATGFMGYVLPWGQMSFWGATVITGLFGAIPFVGESLQTFLLGGPAVDNATLNRFFSLHYLLPFVIAGLVIVHIWAFHTTGNNNPTGVEVRRGSKEEAQKDTLPFWPYFVIKDLFALAVILAVFFAIVGFMPNYLGHPDNYIEANPLATPAHIVPEWYFLPFYAILRAFTSEVWVVQIASFVTGGIIDAKFFGVLAMFGAIAVMALVPWLDTSSVRSGRYRPMFKWWFALLVIDFFALMWLGAMPAEEPYASFSLIASAYWFAYFLVILPLLGVIEKPQPQPASIEEDFDAHYAPKAGGTKTIVKPAE; translated from the coding sequence ATGTCTGGAATTCCTCACGACCATTACGAGCCGAAGTCCGGCGGAGAAAAGTGGCTTGCACGCCGCCTGCCCGTTGTTGGTCTGCTCTATGACACATTGATGATCCCTACGCCCAAGAACCTGAACTGGATGTGGATCTGGGGCATCGTCCTGACCTTCTGCCTGGCGTTGCAGATCATCACCGGTATCGTGCTGGTCATGCATTACACGCCGCATGTGGATCTGGCGTTCAGCTCGGTCGAGCACATCATGCGGAACGTCAACGGCGGGTATATGCTGCGCTACCTGCACGCGAACGGCGCCTCGCTGTTCTTCGTGGCGGTCTATGCGCATATCTTCCGCGGCCTTTACTACGGTTCCTACAAGGCCCCGCGCGAGATTACCTGGATCATCGGCATGCTGATCTACCTGCTGATGATGGCCACAGGCTTCATGGGCTACGTGCTGCCTTGGGGGCAAATGTCCTTCTGGGGTGCAACCGTGATCACCGGTCTGTTCGGCGCGATCCCCTTTGTGGGCGAGTCGCTGCAGACCTTCCTGCTGGGCGGACCCGCCGTGGACAATGCCACGCTGAACCGCTTCTTCTCGCTGCACTACCTGCTGCCCTTTGTCATCGCGGGCCTCGTGATCGTGCACATCTGGGCCTTCCACACCACCGGCAACAACAACCCCACGGGTGTTGAAGTGCGCCGTGGGTCCAAGGAGGAAGCGCAGAAGGACACGCTGCCGTTCTGGCCCTATTTCGTGATCAAGGACCTGTTCGCGCTGGCGGTAATCCTGGCGGTGTTCTTTGCCATTGTCGGCTTCATGCCGAACTACCTGGGCCACCCCGACAACTACATCGAGGCCAACCCGCTGGCGACGCCTGCGCACATCGTGCCTGAATGGTACTTCCTGCCGTTCTACGCGATCCTGCGTGCCTTTACGTCTGAAGTCTGGGTTGTGCAGATCGCGTCCTTCGTGACCGGCGGCATCATCGACGCCAAGTTCTTTGGTGTGCTGGCGATGTTCGGTGCGATTGCGGTTATGGCGCTGGTGCCTTGGCTGGACACATCCAGCGTCCGGTCCGGTCGCTATCGTCCGATGTTCAAGTGGTGGTTCGCCCTGCTGGTGATCGACTTCTTCGCGCTGATGTGGCTGGGCGCCATGCCGGCGGAAGAACCCTATGCGTCCTTCTCGCTGATCGCATCGGCCTATTGGTTCGCCTATTTCCTGGTGATCCTGCCGCTGCTTGGCGTGATCGAGAAGCCGCAGCCGCAACCGGCGTCCATCGAAGAAGACTTTGACGCCCATTACGCGCCCAAGGCCGGTGGCACCAAGACCATCGTGAAACCGGCAGAATGA
- the petA gene encoding ubiquinol-cytochrome c reductase iron-sulfur subunit, with the protein MSNAEDHAGTRRDFLYYATAGTGAVAVGAAVWPLVNQMNPSADVLALSSIRVDVSGLEPGTQLTVKWLGKPVFIRRRTGEEIEEARAVDLNELPDPNAENANLPDDSPATDENRALAPFDGGDGDATSGEWLVMMGVCTHLGCVPLGDAGDFDGWFCPCHGSHYDTAGRIRKGPAPRNLPVPVAEFVDASTIKLG; encoded by the coding sequence GTGTCCAACGCAGAAGATCACGCAGGCACCCGGAGGGATTTCCTGTATTACGCAACCGCCGGCACAGGTGCCGTCGCCGTCGGCGCGGCGGTGTGGCCGCTGGTCAACCAGATGAACCCTTCTGCAGACGTGCTGGCGCTGTCGTCGATCCGCGTTGACGTGAGCGGGCTCGAACCGGGCACGCAGCTGACGGTCAAATGGCTCGGCAAGCCCGTGTTCATCCGGCGCCGGACCGGCGAAGAGATCGAAGAGGCCCGTGCCGTCGATCTGAACGAACTGCCAGATCCGAACGCCGAAAACGCGAATTTGCCCGATGACTCCCCTGCGACGGACGAGAATCGCGCGCTTGCCCCTTTTGACGGCGGCGATGGCGACGCAACCTCGGGCGAATGGCTGGTGATGATGGGCGTCTGCACGCACCTGGGCTGCGTCCCGCTGGGCGACGCCGGTGATTTCGACGGCTGGTTCTGCCCCTGCCACGGCTCGCACTACGACACAGCCGGACGCATCCGCAAAGGGCCCGCACCGCGCAACCTGCCGGTGCCCGTCGCCGAATTCGTGGACGCTTCCACGATCAAACTGGGTTAA